Proteins encoded in a region of the Thunnus thynnus chromosome 8, fThuThy2.1, whole genome shotgun sequence genome:
- the alpi.1 gene encoding alkaline phosphatase, intestinal, tandem duplicate 1 isoform X1, which produces MPVVSTSPASGLLGLEMQTPQRRAPNLLLILLGPILLAVDWVAMESQELYELEKEPSYWDAQARATLDAALKLRPREHQAKNIILFLGDGMGVSTVSAARILQGQMEGRSGEETMLTMDTFPYVALSKTYSVDKQVADSASTATAYHCGVKANAKTVGVSANAVAYECNTTFGNEVFSVLRRAKAQGKSVGIVTTTRVQHASPAAAYAHSVSRSWYSDADLPYSARRQGCVDIATQLVTNVDIDVILGGGRMYMTPKGTPDPEYPTSNSRKGERKDRRNLIDVWLKAKPNKKSYYVWHRKEFDEINVKTTDRLMGLFEPKDMRFEVYRNDTRDPSIVEMTEKAIQILSKNPKGYFLFVEGGRIDHGHHDGIAKLALTEAVMFDQAVHRAAQLTRESDTLTVVTADHSHVFTFGGNTPRGNPIFGLAPKKADDKMPFTSILYANGPGYVHINGTRGNITLVDYYDEEYMQQAAVPLDAETHGGEDVAIYAKGPMAHLFHGVKEQNYVAHVMAYAACLEPYTNCPPHPHTHTSTSCMNTPSSLLFGIIGLLWLFR; this is translated from the exons ATGCCGGTTGTGTCAACCTCTCCAGCCTCCGGGTTGCTCGGATTAGAGATGCAGACACCACAGCGCAGGGCCCCCAATCTGCTGCTCATCCTTCTGGGTCCCATCCTGCTGGCTGTGGATTGGGTCGCTATGGAGAGCCAAG AGCTGTATGAGCTTGAGAAAGAACCATCCTATTGGGATGCTCAGGCGAGGGCAACACTGGATGCTGCGTTGAAACTCCGCCCTCGAGAGCACCAGGCCAAGAACATCATCCTGTTCCTCGGCGACG GGATGGGCGTGTCCACAGTGTCTGCAGCTCGAATTCTGCAAGGTCAGATGGAGGGCAGGTCCGGGGAGGAGACGATGCTGACCATGGACACTTTTCCATATGTGGCCCTGTCTAAG ACCTACAGTGTGGATAAGCAGGTAGCGGACAGTGCTAGCACAGCTACAGCCTACCATTGTGGGGTGAAAGCCAATGCTAAAACAGTTGGAGTCAGCGCTAATGCAGTGGCCTACGAGTGCAACACCACCTTTGGTAACGAGGTCTTCTCAGTACTACGACGTGCAAAAGCACAAG GAAAATCAGTTGGTATCGTAACCACCACTCGTGTCCAGCATGCCTCACCAGCTGCTGCCTATGCCCACTCCGTCAGCCGGAGCTGGTACAGTGACGCCGACCTTCCTTATAGCGCCCGGCGTCAAGGCTGTGTTGACATCGCCACCCAACTGGTCACCAATGTTGACATTGAT GTGATTCTGGGGGGAGGGAGGATGTACATGACACCAAAAGGCACTCCAGACCCTGAGTACCCCACCTCCAACTCTCGCAAGGGGGAGCGCAAAGACAGGAGGAACCTCATTGACGTGTGGCTGAAGGCTAAACCA AACAAGAAGTCATACTATGTTTGGCACAGGAAGGAGTTTGATGAGATAAACGTTAAAACTACTGACCGGCTCATGG GTCTGTTTGAGCCAAAGGACATGAGATTTGAGGTTTACCGGAATGACACGCGTGATCCCTCCATTGTGGAGATGACAGAGAAGGCCATTCAAATCCTCAGCAAGAATCCGAAAGGATACTTCCTGTTTGTGGAAG GAGGGAGAATAGATCATGGCCACCATGATGGCATCGCCAAACTGGCACTGACAGAAGCTGTGATGTTCGACCAAGCAGTTCATCGTGCTGCACAGCTAACCAGAGAATCCGATACACTGACTGTTGTCACTGCTGATCACTCTCACGTCTTCACCTTTGGTGGCAACACACCTCGAGGAAATCCAATCTTTG gtCTGGCACCAAAGAAAGCTGATGACAAAATGCCTTTCACCAGCATCCTGTACGCCAATGGCCCCGGTTACGTCCATATAAATGGAACCAGAGGGAACATCACATTGGTGGATTACT ATGATGAGGAGTACATGCAGCAGGCTGCCGTCCCACTCGATGCTGAGACGCACGGCGGGGAGGATGTGGCCATCTACGCCAAAGGCCCGATGGCTCACCTGTTCCACGGAGTGAAAGAGCAGAACTACGTGGCACATGTCATGGCCTATGCTGCCTGTCTGGAGCCCTACACGAACTGCCCTCCTCACCCCCACACCCACACTTCCACCAGCTGTATGAATACACCCTCAAGCCTCCTGTTTGGCATAATTGGCCTTCTCTGGCTGTTTAGATGa
- the alpi.1 gene encoding alkaline phosphatase, intestinal, tandem duplicate 1 isoform X2, translated as MGVSTVSAARILQGQMEGRSGEETMLTMDTFPYVALSKTYSVDKQVADSASTATAYHCGVKANAKTVGVSANAVAYECNTTFGNEVFSVLRRAKAQGKSVGIVTTTRVQHASPAAAYAHSVSRSWYSDADLPYSARRQGCVDIATQLVTNVDIDVILGGGRMYMTPKGTPDPEYPTSNSRKGERKDRRNLIDVWLKAKPNKKSYYVWHRKEFDEINVKTTDRLMGLFEPKDMRFEVYRNDTRDPSIVEMTEKAIQILSKNPKGYFLFVEGGRIDHGHHDGIAKLALTEAVMFDQAVHRAAQLTRESDTLTVVTADHSHVFTFGGNTPRGNPIFGLAPKKADDKMPFTSILYANGPGYVHINGTRGNITLVDYYDEEYMQQAAVPLDAETHGGEDVAIYAKGPMAHLFHGVKEQNYVAHVMAYAACLEPYTNCPPHPHTHTSTSCMNTPSSLLFGIIGLLWLFR; from the exons ATGGGCGTGTCCACAGTGTCTGCAGCTCGAATTCTGCAAGGTCAGATGGAGGGCAGGTCCGGGGAGGAGACGATGCTGACCATGGACACTTTTCCATATGTGGCCCTGTCTAAG ACCTACAGTGTGGATAAGCAGGTAGCGGACAGTGCTAGCACAGCTACAGCCTACCATTGTGGGGTGAAAGCCAATGCTAAAACAGTTGGAGTCAGCGCTAATGCAGTGGCCTACGAGTGCAACACCACCTTTGGTAACGAGGTCTTCTCAGTACTACGACGTGCAAAAGCACAAG GAAAATCAGTTGGTATCGTAACCACCACTCGTGTCCAGCATGCCTCACCAGCTGCTGCCTATGCCCACTCCGTCAGCCGGAGCTGGTACAGTGACGCCGACCTTCCTTATAGCGCCCGGCGTCAAGGCTGTGTTGACATCGCCACCCAACTGGTCACCAATGTTGACATTGAT GTGATTCTGGGGGGAGGGAGGATGTACATGACACCAAAAGGCACTCCAGACCCTGAGTACCCCACCTCCAACTCTCGCAAGGGGGAGCGCAAAGACAGGAGGAACCTCATTGACGTGTGGCTGAAGGCTAAACCA AACAAGAAGTCATACTATGTTTGGCACAGGAAGGAGTTTGATGAGATAAACGTTAAAACTACTGACCGGCTCATGG GTCTGTTTGAGCCAAAGGACATGAGATTTGAGGTTTACCGGAATGACACGCGTGATCCCTCCATTGTGGAGATGACAGAGAAGGCCATTCAAATCCTCAGCAAGAATCCGAAAGGATACTTCCTGTTTGTGGAAG GAGGGAGAATAGATCATGGCCACCATGATGGCATCGCCAAACTGGCACTGACAGAAGCTGTGATGTTCGACCAAGCAGTTCATCGTGCTGCACAGCTAACCAGAGAATCCGATACACTGACTGTTGTCACTGCTGATCACTCTCACGTCTTCACCTTTGGTGGCAACACACCTCGAGGAAATCCAATCTTTG gtCTGGCACCAAAGAAAGCTGATGACAAAATGCCTTTCACCAGCATCCTGTACGCCAATGGCCCCGGTTACGTCCATATAAATGGAACCAGAGGGAACATCACATTGGTGGATTACT ATGATGAGGAGTACATGCAGCAGGCTGCCGTCCCACTCGATGCTGAGACGCACGGCGGGGAGGATGTGGCCATCTACGCCAAAGGCCCGATGGCTCACCTGTTCCACGGAGTGAAAGAGCAGAACTACGTGGCACATGTCATGGCCTATGCTGCCTGTCTGGAGCCCTACACGAACTGCCCTCCTCACCCCCACACCCACACTTCCACCAGCTGTATGAATACACCCTCAAGCCTCCTGTTTGGCATAATTGGCCTTCTCTGGCTGTTTAGATGa
- the LOC137187659 gene encoding intestinal-type alkaline phosphatase-like, which produces MAGKHKLIFTGLLIFISVQWTLSSSDDELYASYWNNKGRQALLTALNVQPNIRQAKNLILFLGDGMGVPTVTAARILKGQMAGKTGEETSLVMDTFPHLALSKTYNVDQQMPDSAGTATAYLCGVKANYGTLGVTAATQRYNCSATRGNEVSSVLHRAKEAGKSVGIVTTTRVQHASPGANYAHVADRGWYADSDLTPDALRHGCNDIAYQLVHNTEIDVILGGGRRYMFPTTTPDPEYQNHTGSRNDGRDLVKEWMKNKKNAKYVWNKAELNAVNPANTDFLMGLFEPKDCRYELDRDTTMDPSLTEMMEKAIKILSKNPKGFFLFVEGGRIDHGHHSGLAKKALYEAVEFDRAIGRAAELTSELDTLTVVTADHSHVFAFGGYSGRGNSVFGVSRSIANDNKHFTTAVYGNGPGHQIVNGNRPDMNETISSGNDYHQQAAVPLDSETHGIEDVAIFAKGPMSHLYHGVQEQSYIAHVMAYAACLEPYENCGLPPASHAGSIHPSLLLLLMGLLLLSLCSV; this is translated from the exons ATGGCCGGGAAACATAAGCTAATTTTCACTGGATTActgattttcatttcagtgcagTGGACTTTGTCTTCTTCAG ACGACGAGCTCTATGCCAGCTACTGGAACAACAAAGGGAGGCAGGCTCTTCTCACTGCCCTGAATGTTCAGCCCAATATCCGCCAAGCTAAGAACCTCATCCTCTTCCTGGGAGATG GTATGGGGGTACCGACAGTGACCGCTGCCCGTATCCTCAAAGGCCAGATGGCAGGAAAAACTGGAGAGGAGACCAGTCTGGTTATGGATACCTTCCCTCACCTGGCACTGTCTAAG ACATATAACGTGGACCAGCAGATGCCAGACAGCGCTGGCACAGCCACGGCATACTTATGTGGAGTAAAGGCCAATTACGGCACCTTGGGTGTCACTGCTGCCACCCAAAGGTACAACTGTAGTGCTACCCGCGGTAACGAAGTCAGTTCTGTTCTGCATCGTGCCAAGGAAGCAG gAAAATCGGTGGGAATTGTCACCACCACCCGAGTGCAGCACGCCTCTCCTGGTGCGAACTACGCTCACGTTGCTGACAGAGGCTGGTATGCTGACTCTGACCTCACCCCTGATGCTCTCCGACATGGCTGCAATGATATTGCATATCAGCTGGTTCATAACACAGAGATAGAT GTCATTCTTGGTGGAGGTCGTAGGTACATGTTTCCCACAACCACGCCGGACCCAGAGTATCAAAACCATACAGGATCCCGAAATGATGGAAGGGATCTCGTTAAAGAGTGGATGAAGAATAAAAAG AATGCTAAATATGTTTGGAACAAAGCTGAGTTAAATGCTGTCAATCCTGCAAATACAGACTTCCTGATGG GTCTCTTTGAGCCCAAGGACTGTCGCTACGAGTTGGACCGCGATACGACCATGGACCCATCCCTCACTGAGATGATGGAGAAAGCAATCAAGATTCTCAGCAAGAACCCTAAGGGATTTTTCCTCTTTGTGGAAG GGGGGAGAATTGACCATGGTCACCATTCAGGGTTGGCCAAAAAAGCTCTCTACGAGGCTGTTGAGTTTGACCGGGCGATCGGGAGAGCAGCTGAACTCACCAGTGAGCTCGACACCCTGACTGTGGTCACTGCAGATCACTCCCATGTCTTTGCCTTTGGAGGATATTCTGGCAGAGGAAACTCCGTTTTCG GGGTGTCTCGCTCAATAGCTAATGACAATAAGCACTTTACCACCGCTGTGTACGGAAACGGACCAGGACACCAGATTGTCAATGGTAATCGCCCGGATATGAATGAGACAATTTCAT CGGGTAATGATTACCATCAGCAGGCAGCTGTCCCTCTTGATTCAGAGACCCATGGCATAGAGGACGTAGCCATCTTTGCCAAAGGTCCCATGTCACACCTCTATCACGGGGTCCAGGAGCAGAGCTACATTGCCCACGTCATGGCTTACGCTGCCTGTTTGGAGCCCTACGAGAACTGTGGACTCCCCCCAGCCAGCCATGCTGGATCCATCCACCCcagcctgctgctcctcctgatgggcctccttcttctctctctctgctctgtctaA